Proteins encoded within one genomic window of Candidatus Poribacteria bacterium:
- a CDS encoding Rpn family recombination-promoting nuclease/putative transposase: MVDIKEILTFFKDALGQFADRSAKWLLANPDNLRGLLEIIGEDLVESLDFSRIQHVNTTFIADNLREQESDLVFLLPFRDTDETEVMIYILIEHQSTIDPAMGFRMLAYMYHIWDQQRQQWVAEGIPKSQWRFRPIIPVVFYTGQAEWRSVISMETLMDVPEPLLRFVPRFETLFLGIQTEPDANLLKTESPFGWLMTVLKRADTPDPTVFVSVLETLGDHLSGLRESERAAWVQVVCYLYALVVHKRSVDERADLDRIVSEHQTTLNLSQQEVNLMQTMAEHYLQQGIAQGIKQGREEGREEGREEGARQMSIESTLATLNARFPNADVNALKPILEAIQDLNHLKHLNLTASIVETFIAFREHLEV; this comes from the coding sequence ATGGTAGACATCAAAGAAATCCTCACTTTTTTCAAGGACGCGCTCGGACAGTTCGCAGATAGGAGTGCCAAATGGCTGTTAGCCAACCCAGATAACCTTCGCGGGCTCCTCGAAATTATCGGTGAAGACCTCGTCGAGTCGCTCGACTTCAGCAGAATCCAGCACGTCAACACTACATTTATCGCTGACAACCTACGCGAACAAGAATCCGATCTGGTTTTCCTCTTGCCGTTTCGAGATACCGATGAAACAGAGGTGATGATCTACATCCTCATTGAACATCAGTCCACAATAGACCCCGCAATGGGATTTCGGATGTTGGCTTATATGTATCACATCTGGGACCAGCAACGGCAGCAGTGGGTCGCCGAGGGTATCCCGAAAAGTCAGTGGCGATTTCGTCCGATCATTCCGGTTGTGTTTTATACCGGACAAGCAGAATGGCGATCTGTGATTTCAATGGAAACGTTGATGGATGTGCCGGAACCGTTGCTTAGGTTCGTTCCGAGATTCGAGACGTTATTTCTCGGCATCCAGACCGAACCCGATGCAAACTTACTGAAGACCGAAAGCCCGTTCGGATGGTTGATGACCGTCCTCAAGCGTGCAGACACACCCGATCCTACGGTATTCGTATCAGTGTTAGAGACGTTAGGTGATCATCTCAGTGGGCTCAGGGAGTCGGAGCGTGCCGCGTGGGTGCAAGTAGTCTGTTATCTTTACGCATTAGTTGTCCACAAACGTTCCGTTGACGAACGTGCCGATTTAGATCGGATCGTCTCCGAACACCAAACGACTTTGAATCTTTCTCAACAAGAGGTAAATCTCATGCAAACCATGGCTGAACACTATCTACAACAAGGCATCGCACAAGGGATCAAGCAAGGCAGAGAAGAAGGTAGAGAAGAAGGTAGAGAAGAAGGGGCGCGACAAATGAGCATTGAAAGCACACTCGCGACCCTCAACGCACGTTTCCCTAACGCAGATGTCAACGCACTCAAGCCAATACTCGAAGCCATCCAAGACCTCAACCATCTCAAGCACCTCAATCTTACGGCTTCTATCGTTGAGACGTTCATCGCATTCCGAGAACACTTAGAGGTATGA
- a CDS encoding methyltransferase domain-containing protein, with protein MKSVHNAVREQFSQHANYYAQSSAHAEGDTLDIILDFAEPQGTERTLDIATGTGFTAFKLAPKVASVIATDLTPAMLTKAAELAEEKSIKNISFSLAAAESLPFADASLDLVTCRIAPHHFQDVPAFLSEVHRVLCPDGRFCMVDSVVPESKELIAWQNRVEWLRDNSHVYGYPPSEWDAMIADAGLSLEKTALVRNAQMSFLWWVRPEENPPEVVQEIRDAFANLSPDEAKEHYTVHPAGDDFYFSWPMYAVKARKS; from the coding sequence ATGAAATCGGTACATAACGCAGTCCGAGAGCAGTTTAGCCAGCATGCAAACTATTATGCCCAGAGCAGCGCACATGCTGAGGGGGATACCTTAGACATTATCCTCGATTTCGCCGAGCCGCAAGGCACAGAACGGACGCTGGATATTGCGACAGGAACAGGATTCACAGCGTTTAAGCTCGCACCAAAAGTCGCTTCTGTGATTGCCACCGACCTGACACCGGCGATGCTTACGAAGGCAGCTGAACTTGCGGAAGAAAAATCTATAAAAAACATCTCTTTTTCTCTTGCTGCTGCGGAATCTTTGCCTTTTGCCGATGCTTCGTTGGATTTAGTAACCTGCCGAATTGCCCCTCATCATTTCCAAGATGTCCCTGCCTTTTTGAGCGAGGTGCATCGGGTTTTATGCCCGGATGGACGCTTCTGCATGGTGGATTCTGTCGTGCCTGAATCGAAGGAATTGATAGCATGGCAGAATCGGGTGGAGTGGCTCCGAGACAACTCTCATGTGTATGGGTATCCGCCATCTGAGTGGGATGCAATGATTGCGGATGCAGGATTGTCCCTTGAAAAGACAGCACTCGTCCGAAATGCCCAAATGTCGTTTCTGTGGTGGGTGCGTCCAGAGGAAAACCCGCCGGAGGTCGTGCAGGAAATCCGTGATGCGTTCGCCAATCTCTCTCCTGACGAGGCGAAAGAACACTACACAGTTCATCCAGCGGGTGATGATTTCTATTTTTCTTGGCCCATGTATGCGGTTAAGGCGCGTAAGTCCTGA
- a CDS encoding Zn-dependent alcohol dehydrogenase, translating into MKTRAAVMYEHNQPVIVEELELDEPKANEVLVRTAASGVCHSDLSVVTGAIYYNAAVALGHEGAGVIERVGDDVTGFRPGDHVILSFVSYCGGCRMCQMEKVCLCESYDVPRGFQLDGTYRLWNSSGDGILQMARIATMSEYMVVPQQNLVKIDDRYSLEQAALVGCGVTTGVGAVLNTAKVEPGSSVAVIGTGGVGLNAIQGAVLARAERIIAVDIAERKLDFAKSFGATDVVDASTSDPVEAVRELTAGLGVDYAFEVIGNPKTILQAYNMVRAAGTAVIVGMAHHESDVSIPAQHLVSTERRLIGSFYGSCQPKVDMPKLLNLYTEGKLKLDELITRHYRLEQINEAFADMEAGENARGVILFN; encoded by the coding sequence ATGAAAACGCGTGCTGCGGTTATGTATGAACATAATCAACCTGTTATTGTTGAGGAACTTGAATTAGATGAACCGAAGGCGAACGAGGTACTCGTTCGGACCGCGGCGAGTGGTGTCTGCCATTCCGATTTGTCGGTCGTCACTGGGGCTATCTATTACAATGCTGCTGTGGCACTTGGACATGAAGGCGCAGGTGTTATTGAACGCGTTGGCGACGATGTCACTGGGTTTCGTCCAGGTGACCACGTGATCTTATCTTTCGTCAGTTATTGTGGCGGTTGTCGCATGTGCCAGATGGAAAAAGTCTGTCTCTGTGAGAGTTACGATGTCCCGCGCGGTTTTCAATTGGATGGCACCTATCGCCTCTGGAACAGTTCGGGGGATGGTATCCTACAGATGGCGCGGATTGCGACGATGTCTGAATACATGGTTGTCCCTCAGCAAAACCTTGTCAAGATTGACGATCGCTATTCATTGGAGCAGGCAGCACTCGTGGGGTGTGGTGTAACGACAGGTGTCGGCGCTGTGTTGAATACTGCGAAGGTGGAACCCGGAAGTTCTGTGGCGGTTATCGGGACGGGTGGTGTTGGTCTGAACGCCATTCAAGGTGCCGTGCTTGCACGAGCAGAGCGAATTATCGCCGTTGATATTGCCGAGAGGAAACTCGATTTTGCGAAAAGTTTTGGCGCGACGGATGTTGTTGATGCCTCAACGTCCGATCCAGTTGAAGCCGTGCGTGAATTGACGGCGGGTCTCGGTGTAGACTATGCGTTTGAAGTGATTGGGAATCCGAAAACTATCTTGCAAGCCTACAATATGGTCCGGGCGGCTGGTACTGCTGTCATTGTCGGGATGGCACATCATGAATCAGATGTTAGTATTCCGGCGCAACACCTCGTCTCAACGGAGAGACGGTTGATCGGTTCGTTTTATGGTTCGTGTCAGCCGAAAGTGGATATGCCGAAATTGCTTAATCTCTATACGGAAGGCAAATTGAAGTTAGATGAGTTGATTACGCGGCACTATCGGCTTGAGCAGATTAATGAGGCGTTCGCCGACATGGAGGCGGGTGAAAATGCGCGTGGTGTTATTCTTTTTAATTAG
- a CDS encoding TIM barrel protein: MMKLGTMSLNVRNTTATAFAQLVYDLGFDVIELHSSAFESTDADYLRGLKMDLMRKGLPLGYIGISNNFGRPVEEHHEQVALIKQWIDVAAFMSCPLVRVFAAYVPDDCEDEETLWPPMIEAFKEVAEYGHESGILVGLQNHNHNNVTRDGAAVLRALNGTDHPYFTHILDTGQYAGSPGASGHRGSSHPGYDCYASIEQTAPHAVYVRTKFYQIDSGVEEWLDYPRILDILRGVGYNGCLSIVYEGESDPVESMRKARSYMESIL; this comes from the coding sequence ATGATGAAATTGGGTACGATGTCCCTAAATGTGAGAAATACTACGGCTACTGCTTTCGCACAATTGGTATATGATCTCGGATTTGATGTGATTGAGTTGCATTCAAGTGCGTTTGAATCGACCGATGCGGACTATCTACGTGGGTTGAAGATGGATCTCATGCGGAAAGGATTACCCTTAGGTTACATCGGTATTAGCAATAACTTCGGCCGTCCTGTTGAGGAGCACCACGAGCAAGTCGCGTTAATCAAGCAGTGGATAGATGTTGCGGCTTTTATGAGCTGCCCATTGGTTAGAGTCTTTGCTGCTTATGTTCCTGACGATTGTGAAGATGAAGAGACGTTGTGGCCACCGATGATTGAAGCCTTCAAGGAGGTCGCTGAATACGGTCATGAGTCGGGGATCCTCGTCGGGTTACAGAATCACAACCATAACAACGTCACGCGGGACGGCGCGGCGGTTTTACGCGCTTTAAATGGGACAGACCATCCCTATTTTACACATATTTTAGATACCGGACAGTATGCGGGTTCTCCGGGCGCGAGTGGACATCGCGGTTCGTCACACCCAGGTTACGACTGTTATGCGAGTATTGAACAAACGGCACCGCATGCGGTGTATGTCCGGACGAAGTTTTATCAGATTGATAGCGGCGTGGAGGAGTGGTTAGATTACCCGCGTATTTTAGACATTTTGCGCGGGGTCGGCTATAACGGATGTCTATCTATTGTCTACGAAGGTGAATCGGATCCGGTTGAATCGATGCGAAAAGCGAGAAGTTATATGGAGTCTATATTGTAA
- a CDS encoding PfkB family carbohydrate kinase — translation MGHFCYDVSPNGYILGGSASYSTLTARNLGHHARAITAVGANFDRQNPLLDGIKTVYCESSETTIFDNQYDEKGHRQQFILGSARKLKGADVPVEWRTSNIVYLCPIANEVSAELVHCFSKDTLIGATPQGWLRQWDASGRVEAKRWATAEQILPYIDVLILSDEDIRAYPNELERYIQLAPIVVLTRGARGATLFQNGAQLESTAYSVTEIDPTGAGDVFATSFLIDYYQNRTVERALNFAHCVASFAVEGIGTSCIPKLAQVLLRLKI, via the coding sequence GTGGGTCATTTTTGTTATGATGTCTCGCCAAATGGCTATATTCTTGGTGGATCCGCCTCGTATTCGACACTAACTGCACGAAATCTGGGGCATCACGCCCGTGCTATCACGGCTGTAGGTGCGAATTTTGACCGGCAAAACCCGCTATTGGATGGCATAAAAACTGTTTATTGTGAATCGTCTGAAACGACGATTTTTGATAACCAATACGACGAAAAAGGACATAGGCAGCAGTTTATCTTGGGTTCGGCAAGGAAACTAAAAGGAGCCGATGTTCCTGTTGAGTGGCGTACAAGCAATATAGTTTACTTGTGTCCGATTGCCAATGAAGTTTCCGCGGAACTTGTTCACTGTTTTAGCAAGGATACATTGATAGGTGCCACACCGCAGGGTTGGCTCCGGCAGTGGGATGCGAGTGGAAGGGTTGAAGCAAAACGTTGGGCGACAGCTGAGCAAATCTTGCCCTACATTGATGTCTTAATCCTCAGTGATGAGGACATCCGTGCTTATCCAAATGAATTGGAGAGATATATCCAGCTGGCTCCAATCGTTGTGCTGACGCGAGGTGCAAGGGGGGCAACGCTGTTTCAAAACGGCGCGCAACTTGAGTCCACAGCGTATTCCGTAACCGAGATTGATCCTACGGGTGCTGGTGATGTTTTCGCAACCTCCTTTTTGATTGACTATTATCAAAATCGGACTGTCGAGAGGGCACTGAACTTCGCACATTGTGTCGCTTCTTTTGCTGTGGAAGGTATTGGAACATCTTGTATTCCAAAACTCGCCCAAGTGCTGTTGAGGTTAAAGATATAG
- a CDS encoding L-rhamnose mutarotase — MKHYGLTLNLKNNPDVIEAYKKYHRDAWPEVVEALKAVGITKMNIYLLGCRLFMAMETVDNFDIERDFPRYLEENPRCKAWDELMRTFQEPVAEAQPDEWWACMEPVFEL; from the coding sequence ATGAAACATTATGGTTTAACTTTGAACCTAAAAAACAATCCAGATGTGATTGAAGCATATAAAAAATATCACCGGGATGCGTGGCCAGAAGTAGTTGAGGCTCTGAAGGCAGTCGGTATAACGAAGATGAATATCTATCTTTTAGGTTGCCGTCTATTTATGGCGATGGAAACGGTTGATAACTTTGATATAGAACGGGATTTTCCACGTTATCTTGAAGAGAATCCGAGATGCAAAGCGTGGGATGAATTGATGCGAACTTTCCAGGAACCTGTGGCGGAAGCACAGCCAGACGAATGGTGGGCGTGCATGGAACCTGTCTTTGAATTGTAA
- a CDS encoding NUDIX hydrolase, whose protein sequence is MFCYDYPRPAVTVDIVIFAGEDPELLLIRRKHLPFEGYWALPGGFVEMDESLEEAARRELEEETDVSDVTLTEIGAFGDPARDPRGRVITIAYVAVLEKRLLKVEAGSDAAEVAWFSTTNLPALAFDHAEIIQKALETTK, encoded by the coding sequence ATGTTTTGTTACGATTACCCACGGCCTGCCGTTACCGTTGATATTGTAATCTTCGCCGGTGAGGATCCAGAGCTGCTGTTGATTAGACGTAAGCATCTTCCCTTTGAAGGGTATTGGGCATTGCCGGGCGGTTTTGTTGAGATGGATGAATCGCTTGAGGAAGCCGCACGGCGCGAGTTAGAAGAGGAAACCGATGTTTCGGATGTGACCTTAACCGAGATAGGTGCTTTTGGGGACCCCGCTCGCGATCCGCGCGGGCGTGTAATTACCATCGCCTACGTTGCTGTCCTTGAGAAACGGTTGTTAAAAGTTGAAGCTGGTTCCGATGCAGCCGAAGTGGCGTGGTTTTCAACTACTAATTTACCGGCACTTGCATTTGATCACGCAGAAATAATCCAAAAGGCATTGGAAACAACTAAATGA
- a CDS encoding VWA domain-containing protein yields MKVVISKNIPKALVISIGLHILLFLTLGALYRQRPDRYIETGTAFDIAKIHLRTPRLPMKRIHQMPLKPMVTPESMQQTQVLEVKTPSLQPPVTSVSHQDVPLELETPEPFSATHSTAYSHGKGLQAKPVSGSSSGTGIGLGSGTFGSGSKPSRHTGGFIAETNGQATSDLGGLTLPDLALNRIAKHIIASRRTNLVDIVFIIDGSGSMKNDVDAVREHLNSMTDQFASAGIDFTIGIVAFRAGTGYSLLGLDFEVIPQTRSTEQVKKVLSQLKFRGDERGLDALIRAADEVTFRRDAEVHFIFVTDEYVSGAYSSIDVMMKMKTARIKVDVIGRDEPFQKFIAKTTGGLWLPISSLAIQ; encoded by the coding sequence ATGAAAGTCGTAATTAGCAAAAATATCCCAAAAGCCCTCGTTATTTCCATTGGGCTTCATATTTTATTGTTTCTGACGCTTGGAGCCTTGTACCGACAAAGACCGGATCGGTACATTGAGACAGGCACTGCGTTTGACATCGCCAAAATCCACTTGAGGACACCGCGCCTCCCGATGAAAAGAATCCATCAGATGCCGCTGAAACCGATGGTGACGCCCGAAAGTATGCAACAAACACAAGTTTTAGAAGTCAAAACGCCATCGCTTCAACCGCCGGTAACATCTGTATCCCATCAAGATGTTCCTCTCGAATTGGAAACACCAGAACCCTTTTCAGCAACCCACTCAACGGCATACAGCCACGGTAAAGGTCTGCAAGCCAAACCTGTATCTGGTAGTAGTAGCGGAACAGGCATTGGATTAGGTTCAGGGACCTTTGGTAGCGGCAGCAAACCGAGTAGACACACCGGTGGATTCATAGCAGAAACCAACGGGCAGGCTACCTCGGATCTTGGTGGACTCACACTTCCTGACCTTGCGCTAAACAGGATCGCCAAGCATATTATCGCCAGCAGGCGTACAAATCTTGTCGATATCGTCTTCATTATTGACGGTAGTGGAAGTATGAAAAACGATGTTGACGCAGTGCGTGAACATCTCAATAGTATGACCGACCAATTTGCGAGTGCCGGGATCGATTTCACTATCGGTATCGTCGCCTTTCGCGCAGGAACTGGCTATAGTCTCCTTGGATTGGACTTTGAAGTGATTCCGCAAACCCGCTCAACCGAGCAGGTGAAAAAAGTCCTCAGTCAACTCAAATTTCGAGGAGATGAGAGGGGTTTGGACGCACTTATCCGCGCCGCCGATGAGGTAACATTTCGAAGAGACGCTGAAGTCCATTTCATTTTTGTAACGGATGAGTATGTAAGCGGTGCCTACTCTTCAATAGATGTAATGATGAAGATGAAGACTGCAAGAATTAAGGTAGATGTTATCGGACGAGACGAGCCTTTCCAGAAATTTATTGCCAAAACTACCGGCGGCTTATGGCTGCCTATTTCAAGCCTCGCAATTCAGTAA
- the def gene encoding peptide deformylase produces the protein MPKRRRKPKNTATSDIGGEDSVVLRETAPLQLRYYGDPVLRRKAEPVAEIADAERQFADEMLMTLEATGNGIGLAATQVGVLKRLIIVNIGEEDDEEYEPLVLFNPEILSSDGEIVAEEGCLSIPDVTADVKRPENIVVEGLNAYGESVHIEADGLLARVLQHEIDHLNGILFIDRISGLKRRLLSDELQKLQRAERPV, from the coding sequence ATGCCAAAACGTAGAAGAAAGCCTAAGAATACAGCCACCTCGGATATAGGTGGAGAAGATAGTGTGGTGCTGCGTGAAACAGCCCCTTTGCAACTACGCTATTACGGCGATCCGGTCCTTCGCAGAAAAGCAGAACCGGTGGCAGAGATCGCCGATGCAGAGCGTCAATTCGCTGACGAGATGTTGATGACGCTGGAGGCTACAGGCAACGGTATTGGACTCGCCGCGACACAGGTCGGTGTTCTGAAACGGCTCATCATTGTCAATATCGGCGAAGAGGACGATGAGGAATACGAGCCTTTGGTTTTGTTTAACCCCGAAATTCTGAGTTCCGACGGAGAAATTGTTGCCGAGGAAGGATGCCTTAGTATCCCAGATGTGACTGCCGATGTGAAACGTCCAGAGAACATTGTTGTTGAAGGACTCAATGCATACGGCGAATCTGTCCATATTGAAGCCGACGGTTTATTGGCGCGTGTTCTGCAACATGAAATAGATCATCTCAACGGCATACTTTTTATTGACCGAATCAGCGGATTAAAACGACGGTTGCTCAGTGACGAATTGCAGAAACTGCAACGCGCCGAACGTCCCGTTTAA
- the larE gene encoding ATP-dependent sacrificial sulfur transferase LarE, whose product MSNQKLEPILQRKLEELYGCLHAYEKVIVAFSGGVDSTFLAEAAQHALGENALAVTAISDSYPIREMKAAQEIAKQIGIRFETVNTHELDLEGYASNPTNRCFFCKTELFDKLRPIAEKYDVGTIVYGAIPDDVGDHRPGMDAAKKMGIQAPLIDVNLTKAEIREISKVWDLPTWDKPAFACLSSRFPYGMRITRELLRQVDAAEQFLYDLGIRQFRVRHHGELARIELDAEEISRMHSKAVRRDINEHFKTLGYAHVTLDLQGYRSGSLNEGVTNAQTQMH is encoded by the coding sequence ATGTCAAATCAAAAACTTGAGCCTATCCTACAAAGGAAACTCGAAGAACTCTATGGATGCTTGCACGCTTATGAGAAGGTCATTGTCGCCTTTTCCGGTGGTGTTGACAGTACATTTCTCGCAGAGGCGGCACAACACGCATTGGGTGAGAACGCCCTCGCTGTTACAGCTATCTCTGATTCCTATCCCATCCGGGAAATGAAAGCAGCACAGGAAATTGCTAAGCAGATTGGAATTCGCTTTGAAACAGTCAATACACACGAATTAGACCTCGAAGGGTACGCAAGCAACCCTACCAATCGGTGCTTCTTCTGCAAAACAGAACTGTTCGATAAACTCCGTCCGATCGCTGAAAAGTACGATGTCGGCACAATCGTTTACGGTGCCATCCCAGATGATGTGGGTGACCACCGTCCCGGAATGGATGCAGCGAAAAAAATGGGTATCCAAGCTCCTTTGATTGATGTTAACTTGACAAAGGCGGAGATTCGTGAGATCTCAAAAGTGTGGGATCTCCCAACGTGGGATAAACCGGCGTTCGCTTGCCTCTCCTCACGATTCCCTTACGGTATGCGGATTACCCGTGAATTGCTAAGACAGGTGGATGCGGCTGAACAATTCCTCTACGATTTAGGGATTCGTCAGTTTCGAGTCCGACATCACGGTGAACTTGCTCGAATTGAGTTAGATGCGGAAGAAATCTCGCGGATGCACTCAAAAGCCGTGCGGCGTGATATTAACGAACATTTTAAAACGCTTGGATATGCCCATGTTACGCTTGACTTGCAGGGGTATCGTTCCGGCAGCCTTAACGAGGGGGTTACGAATGCACAAACTCAAATGCATTAA